The nucleotide window ttttcgaaagatgcttatttgaaagatatttttttaaaggaaatatatttgaaatatattcattgaaaagcatattatcttagagattattacttgaaggatttataggcgaaagatttatatttgaaggacttgataaattgattgcacttgtatctattatttgttgagaaacatttatggtgttcttgtggcATGCTATTTACACCACTGGTTGATCATCGTtgtcatcattgttatctgcttcctattatttctgtacgctatattgcacaggtttatttggtagtctggtcctagcctcgtcactacttcgccgaggttaggctaggcatttattagcatatggggtcggttgtgctgatactacactaagcactgtgtgcagatactgataccggagtgcttggaccgcagtgagggtgctaTCTTCAGCCCACACATGCGACACGAGGTAGTCCTGTTGACGTCCGCAGGacttggcgtcacctcctatcttttccttaatcctgtttcctttactcatttcagaaacaatatttattttatctttcagactttgtatgtagtatctTAGACCATATGTGAAGCTgcgacaccaaattctgggtagagttgtatttagacttccaaagttttgtattaagataaattgtcagattttgtcttccgcttaattatttttgttatttgcatgatatctattcatcactgataatggtttaaaactggaaaaaagttaagtaattaggataatttggcttgcctagctttcaccagtaggcgtcatcacggctctcgagggtctgaaatccgggtcgtgacactatggggtcgcacactaacgagtgttctgatctttgctaaaggattaattactttattatttgttaattaaattaaaaaatctaattagtcaaataaatttagttagttagtccaaatgaaatattattatattctttgctagcacagaggatataattaatattgtgaacaaattgaagttttctatttggaatagaaaattaaattatatctcttggttaaaatatatatatgtgatatatataattaacatatatatataatattaatgaAAGACTTATGAATCAAATCCAATTTAGAATTGGATTTTCACGTATAAAGTCCAGAAAGGACTATGGCATACGTGTAATCTCTATTAGGAATGAGATATACCTTTTCCACTGTAAAAGTGTTTAACTTGGAATTGGAGTTATAAAAGTCAATAGAGTATCTTCAATAGTCACGTTAACTTGATTTATCAAATTTTTCAtaagtttatttttggaataaacttttaccctaagtaaatcaTTACTTCAACCAAATAAGAAAAGGGTTTATAGAtgatgctatataaagggtgatggaaCAAAATTTGTACAATTTTTCTTAAGAAGAAAACTCACTTTGTGAAGTGAGAAtacaatacaaagccaagagagaaaatacaattataaGAAAAAGTGTTTCTTGTTTTTCTACAGTTGAGTTGAgacttttgaagaaaaaaaattcagcACAAGGTTTCAATCAATTTGTTCGCGTGTTTCATTattcaaagagttgatagcaaggatcggtctcggtgtggatacgcatagagtcttcgcattatcgaagaaattttgaaacgagactctcttcaccaggtacgtcttagatccgatatttgatatgtaaataaattttaaacactataagatctgcctaggattgttattgtcttccgctgcgtgttatgaacacctatatgcaatccttcagtggtatcagagccgtgGTTTATTGTGTCCaaaatttatttatgaaatattttaagattatatatGAAGAGTTCAAACCGTAATACATGTGTATTCTGCAATATTCAAATTGTTTGAATGCATATGGATTGATAtaattttattgtgaataaaatatatatacatataagttAAATTATTGAGATAGTTCGTAACTTGAATTTGAAAAATCATATAATAGGTTATTGGATTCtactgttattttaattattattagttcatgagatgttaattaataataattttctggcatgaattatttttatgtaatatagattaaacatgttagaagaatgttgatttttgtttttatgtcacgtgcttgttcattacataattttgaattatttattacatgtgatgtaaattaatttaggactaagcatgtagacaatttgaactaaattcacatgctataaaagatttgatcttcatgttattGAAAACTattttagtaacaattccctcttactaaaatttgagttcttaaataataaaatatatgatattttattatagagctatccatcaaagtaaataattttacttatctcttgtttataaggagcggcctgactaccaggagacttatagttcgagaatatgttaaaattatttattgcattagatgcaTAGATTGGaagaattattcaattttttaCTAGATGCCTGGACTACCCGgagagtataaaatttaataagttctttgctatcatgatggttgaactcaactatgccaataaGATCGACTTGACTACCaggggactatttgacatagagctatttaagaAAATTGTATGGGGATATaattggtaagagtacctacctttaaaatatatgtgagaaacgacttgacttccaagaggctcatacatattgttaaaggattcctttactccactaataaaaataaagatttcgtaaactataatgagggtaaatagtttaaaataattagtgaaaatatcacttagataaaagtccatatctttatgatatatgcaaatatATTCTTATATCATTGCcttttttctatattttagatttttcaatatgtctgttatatcactgcgtaaaatacttgagaccaacaagttggtaggaccaaactttgataactggtatagaaatttgagaattattctcatgcatgaaaagctcattgatgtgatcgataaCCTTGCAAAGATAATCCCACCAGAGAATGATGTTCAAGGCACCAAAGTTTATCAGAAATACTTGGAAGAATGTCTTGCTATTAAACgcatcattctcgcttctatgagttctAAACTCCAGAGGAAACATCAGAATATGGATCCAATTGCCATTATTGAGTATCTTAAGAAGATGTTTGATACACGGTAGGACATTAAAAACTTTCTAGTTGGACCCCTTGTCAATCATGTGATTGTTCTTACCGACGAACATGAGAAGTTGGGGTACAAGCTTGCTAAAGAGCtttctgaagatttgatcttgcagtcagTATATGATGCGGAATGTTTTCACTATAAGAAGAAAgggcattggaagagaaactgcaaggagtatcttgcaactctaaaggacaagaaacaaggtgagacattaatgaaaaatgttttcaaggtttctttagctactattaattcttcactgtgggtattagatactggtagtggttataacatctgcaatatgttgcaagggttcaagataagtaggaaactaaagaaaagagaagttaatctacaagctggaaatggtgcaaaagttgcggccgtagccgtaggatcaatttctttaataatgcctacggacaaagtacttatgttggatgattaTTATTACGTTCCTAAATTTATTTCGAACATAATTTCATCTTCTATGTTAGACAAACATGTTTTTCGCATTATtataggcaatggtatttgctctattaattatggtgataatttatatgtgaatgactatctccaacatgatgtttatgtcttacctCATGTAaatgctaattcgattatgcatgtttcaagtcttaagaggaaaaTAGATGATCATGTAAATTatacatacctttggcattgtaggcttggtcatattggagagaaaaaaactaacaagttgtacaaggaagggtaccttgacaagtatgattttgaatcatatccaacttgtgtATCTTatctcaaaggaaaaatgaccaaatctccatttactggaagtggagaaagagtttctgaattattgggactaattcatacagatatttgtgggcccatgaaaattcaaggtagaggtggatattcttacttcatcatcttcactgatgatatgtcaagatatggattttTATATCTTATGAAACATaagtctgaatcttttgaaatgttcaaaagtttccgtagtgaagttgagaagtagactggtaaaagtatcaaagtactaaggtctgatagaggtgtagaatatcttagtgaagattttaccaGATATCTCAAAGAGAATGAGATTCTCTCACGGTGGATacctccaggaacaccacaacaaaatggtgcgTCTAAAAGAGAGatcgaaccttattagatatagtgagatctatgatggggttcactgatcttccaaCAAATTTATAgggatatgctttggaagcatcaacatacttacttaataaagttcccactaagtcGGTCTCTACAACACTATATGAGATATGAAAAGAGTGTAAGCGTAACCCTAAACAcattaaagtttggggttgtccagcttatgttaagagactgcagtctgataaacttgactcaagatctgataaatgtaggttcattgggtatcccaaagaaacaatgggatattatttctatcacccttctgaccataaagtgtttgtggctagaggagcaaccttttggaaagggaatttcttttggaaggaaattatagtagagaaatagaacttgatgaagttcaagaaactaatgaatcgacacaaaatcaagatcatgagacacaagttgaagaaccttaattggatgttttgaagttgacATTGAAGTTGCCATCTTCAACGGTTGAGGTTCAAGAACTAAATtagttcaagaacaggttaatgaaccagttctAAACCAAAtagaacaacaaccaaatccagtACAAGGTGAAAAAGTTGTACAAGaacctcttagaaggtctacacgagaacgtcatgtaccaactatattaaatctaatggtacaagatgatgtatcaaatgagggtgatcataatgatgatgatCCAAAGACCTATAAAGAAGCTATACAAAGTTctgattatgaaatatggcaaatggatgtgaaaactactttccttaatggtgagctagaagatGATGTGTATatgacacaacctgaaggtttcacatctcggtctaatcataataaaatttgcaagctacaaagatccatttatagactaaagcaagcttctcgaagttggaatattctctttaacaagacaattgaaaagttcaattttgttagatgcgaagaagaacctTGTATGTACAAGAAGAttagtgggagcacaattatattcttagtattatatgttgatgatatattgctcataggaAATGACATACTGGAATTGCAAAGTACCAAAatttggctatctgaacagttctccataaaagacttgggagaaacagcttatatattaggaataaagattTATAGAGATAGATCAGGGAAGTTGCTTGGACTTTCccagtctttgtacattgataccattTTGAAAAGGTATAATATGaataattccaaaagaggctatctaccgataggcactggaattactctcagtaaggaggattgtcctaaaacacctgaagagagagaacgcatgagtaggatcccatacgctAGTGCAGTAGGAGTTATCATatataccatgacatgtacacgtcctgatatggcttatgcacttggagtgactagATGATATCATGCAAATCCTGGTGAGAAACAttggaaggtggtgaagaccattcttaagtacttaagaaggactaaagacgAATTCCTCATTTATGGAtattctgagttgaaacttgaaggttaaagtgatgcaagtttctcttcagataaAAATGATAGCAAGTCTATTTCTTGTTATGTATTTACCTTAAATGGAAGtgcagtgagttggaaaagttctAAACAAGCTACAGTACCTGATTCAGTGACTAAAATAGAATATATAGCAGCTAATGAAGTTGCTAAGGAAGttgtatggatgaaaaagttcttaactgaacttggtgtggttccttcaatagaaggtgcGATTCCACTGTTGTGTGACAAtactggagccattgctcaagAAAAAGAACCAAAATCACACAAAAAATCCAAACACGTTATGCCAAGGGATCACTTGATAAGAGAAATCATTGGACGTGGAGACGTCtagattcaaaaggttgatggaaagAAAAATGCTCCAtacccattcactaaagctcttggtgcaaaggagtttgacaagcacaagtgaaaattgggaataaagtacaagagcgattgactttagtgcaagtgggagattgttagggatatagtagacaTGCCCTAGATCCAAactgataataggtgaattggactataattaggccctaaagaaccaccttcttgtatagtttttatggtaaaaagtgataacaaaatgctctgattagtgcttttcatgctttgcaggctatatacaataaaagaagtctatggggtacttttgggatcaattaCAGAGAAAAAGAGGCCAATCTTACAATATCCGCTAAGTGTACCACGCGAAGACagcaaaaccagaactggagatggATTGCCGCGGTCCCGGCGTAACCGCGGTCTGACCGCGGCAGAAGGCTGTTGCGGATTCTGAGAAGCTAGTTGGCCGCGGTCCTGGCGTAACCGCGATAAGAAGCGAAAAATTGAGGGActgaagtgcaaaacacgggatttttagcccaaaatcCTATATTAAATAATAGAACTCGTCCAAGGGAGGCATGTAATGTTTTAGAAAGTACTTTGGCAAGAgaaacaagtgtgagagatcacccaaaaacatcatattttcttcttctctttatttttcttgcaattttgatcatgaatattttcatagtttatttacccattgtcatgagtagctaaatcttttgtcTAGGGTGTTGATGTAACCttttgaaggatgaacttcttgattatgttaatatagtttgccaatttaatctctatttgttcaactacgtgtttgttgtagttaattgacaggatcctcaattagctgtgcctatttagtatgcataactcgggagagagtgcatatttaggtgattgttgaacaacaccactcccaaagtataagagggatttataactgcgggtttaaaggtgggattagggataacgaagtcttgggtgcaatctaaagtgaactgtaataaacaaagccagctagcATATCTCGgaagagtgcgtctagtaaattatcgtgattactcgggagataTTCACGGTAAAAAGAGTGTTCATGGTTGATAGAGATGTGTTGGtaaatctatatgaaacataaacagaagggattccatcaataggggaaatcactaccttagaaccttctcattattgttcacaacttaagcatatttagtttaCAACTGTTTATTGACTTTCAATCTTAGTTATTAAATATACCATCAACTGTTATTCACAACATTTGGGAAAGTTGATTATAAAGAATTTAGTAAGTCCaacgaaagtaattgataggttaattctctgtggattcgactctgggcataaatactcaggttatatttgcaacgtcagcattgtccttttataaggcatagttgggcgtgatcacaaactcatatttgatgatttaaacatatttttgtgaacgttatttgatataaaaatatatggtactcttttatcatagttattattaattatttgattaatttgataaggtccttgattaaattttgagatttgtcatCGTGATAGAGATAATGATAATAAGAgcaaagtctcttacaatttaatctaaatttgttcttgatcgtaggattattattTTGGATATTAGTAAttcggttagatcaatatttatgtaattgtctttatgggataaagattagttgatctcattaactgaaTCATATAGaaagatgatgcatatagagatatgatcattgaaccgactcattggataattcctaatggttagaattaccataaactgtcaataagatattctcttgaagaatgtgatgtaagagtttcctttgacctgagatcatcatagtaattgacaagttatttgttGTACTTTAATACTAGACACTTagggccctagggcgatagttgaaaggatattgggtacaattgaatacttgtagaattagtgattgatcaagatggaatctgtcaactcttgataatgagtttaagctccatgttgtcatgaattataaacgaccaaattaagaccctggccagggcaattgaatgaaagaagaaaagagtttcttaggttattcaatggtcgattatatttgacatgaacacatagctagtcgcctattaggatttgatagttgaaccatatcctagggtgatctagagctataaggacagaaggaattactacattatttttctactggttcttgagagtaaattgtatacttcatgttaTCCGGTCGTTatggagtgttgctagacgccacccttgatgtgatcaatttactatcgatttagtattgaacctatagggtcgcacactaacgagtgttctgatctttgctaaaggattaattactttattatttgttaattaaattaaataatttaattagtcaaataaatttagttagttagtccaaatgaaatattattatattctttgctagcacagaggatataattaatattgtgaacacattaaaattttctatttggaatagaaaattaaattatatctcttggttaaAATATATATggaatatatataattaatatttatttatataaagtatatatataaaatgttaATGAAAGACTTATGAATCAAATCCAGTTTAGAATTGGATTTTCACGTATAAAGTCCACAAAGGACTATGGCATACATGTAATTTCCATTAGAAATGAGATATACCTTTTCCACTGTAAAACCTTTATTGTGTCTAACTTGGAATTGGAGTTATAAAAGTCAATACAGTATCTTCGGTAGTCACGGTAACATGATTTATCAAATTTTCCAtaagtttatttttggaataaatttttactcTAAGTAAATtattacctcaaccaaataagAAAAATGGTTTATAGGTGATgttatataaagggtgatggaacaaaatttgtataatttttcttGAGAAGAAAACCTACTTTGTGAAGTGAGAATACAATACAAAgtcaagagagaaaatacaattacaagaaaaagtatttcttgttcttctacggttgagttgagatttttaagaaaaagaaatttcAGCACAAGGTTTCAATCAATTTGTTCGCGTGTTTCATTgttcaaagagttgatagcaaggatcggtctctgtgtggatacgcatagagtcttcgcattATCGAAGAAGTTTTGAAACGAAACTCTCTTCAcgaggtacgtcttagatccgatcattgatatgtaaataaattttaaacactaaaaaatctgcctaggattgttattgtcttccggtGCGTGTTATGAATACTTATATGCAATCCTTTAGGGCCCCATGAATATGGAACCTAAAGCAGTTATTTTAATAGACTTGGTATGTGGCCTCTTATATTTAATAACTAACAATAATAATAGGGATTTATTTTCACAAAAGTTTGTGTGAGGAGAATAAGCTCGGAAAGAATAGCTAGGCAGAACATGATAGCagaatatacattatatatagtCTACTCATATGGAAAAAGATAACAAGACAAGTATTCAATTACTTTCAATTCTATAGTAGATATAATTGTCCCGACCTTAAATCggaagagaaataaaaaaggGGTTATAGGATAGTTGATCATGGTGGTCCATATCTAATTTTTTCTGGATATATTTAGCTAACTTGGGCACGAAGAATATATGAAATAACAAAACACTATAGAAGGATTTGCAATAATTAAATAAGAGTTTAATTTATATACACTTGATACTATAATACAGAAGTgtcaaaatggttaaaagaaaatagttatttACCCACAGTATTCAtcaaaaaatgggttggataatgaaccatTTAAAAGCGGGTCGAATATGGataaagaaccatattatccacttagaaaatgattaaccaaatggataaccaattgataactaatgtgtttaacttttacacTATAAAGCCTCAAATTAGAGTTACTCAAGTTTGGAAGATAAGGAATTCTCTCATAAGTGATCATATttaagaagccatggataatatggatattcatattattcGCTGGATAAACCCGTTTTTATCCATCTCAAATACGGATCGGGTcgaataatttatccatttttaaatATATCCGTTTTGACCATTTCATATCCGGCACGATTCGCCCGTTTGTCACCCCTAATGTAACACAATTGTCCTTAGTAAATAAGATGAGCAAATTGAAAAATTTAGTGGGTAATCTGCTACTACGGAGTACATAATAAAATATACTAATAATCTAAAAATTATATCCACGTGGTGTCTTGGTCTATGCCTTAGCAAAGAAGATTTATTCAAGAAGGGGAAAAAGATCAAAGTGTAGCCACATGGGGGACAAACATTGAAGCTTTAAGCCTGCCGATCTTTATCTTTACGTAAAAAGTCTAATATAATTCATTTCAGATAAGCACATGCACAACGCAATTACATGCAAAGTAGAAATAATCTACGTAAGACTCGTGAGTTCCCTTTGCCTTTCCATGCTGTAATCCCACTCTGCTCTTGGAAAAAAGCACAACGCCTGTCAGTCGTACATATAGCTTTTAATTTGTCACTACTATTCATACAAATTAAATACTTTTATACAACTCAACAGAGAGACACTCTGCTTTAATTTCTGCCTTTTGTTATGTGTATAAATATCTGTGTGTTGTTTGTTAATTAAGCTAAAGAGAAATGGCAAACACAGCTTCGACAATTTGGCCAAATGAACAGCAACCGATGGAGCAGCAGCAATTACCTCAACAATCAGTACCATACCCTGAAGTTGTGCCGAATAGTGCTTGGCAATCTTCTGGGTCCATAGGGCCATTTTTTGCTGTGATCTCTGTGTTAACAGTTCTTGCTATTCTTTCGTGTATAGTGGGAAGATTTTGCATGAATCGTAAACCAGTAACGCCGCTTGATAGCATCAAAGGGGAGAGAGATTGCTGTGGGTGGCTGAGGAGCAAATTATACTGGCGATGTATGGATTGTGGTGATCATTTTTTGGGGAATAAGGCCAATGAGGGCAAGGTTCAAGACGTTGTTTGATGATTATTTCAAAAAATAGTGCTACTACTATTAATACTCCATTATTGAACAATTGGAGTTTCCTATTGACTAAGTTGATGTGCATCATCGTTATCGTTTTCTATGTATGACGATAAATCAATCTTTTTTTCTTGTTGATAAATTAACTTGTTGTATACATGTGATGACCAATTACGAAATGCTGACAGGTGGATGCTTGATCATGAATTAAGTGACTGgttataagaaaaataaaacatttgTATATGTCTTATTTCCATGTTGTGGTTTATGTGCA belongs to Nicotiana tabacum cultivar K326 chromosome 6, ASM71507v2, whole genome shotgun sequence and includes:
- the LOC107808068 gene encoding uncharacterized protein LOC107808068, with the protein product MANTASTIWPNEQQPMEQQQLPQQSVPYPEVVPNSAWQSSGSIGPFFAVISVLTVLAILSCIVGRFCMNRKPVTPLDSIKGERDCCGWLRSKLYWRCMDCGDHFLGNKANEGKVQDVV